From Toxorhynchites rutilus septentrionalis strain SRP chromosome 2, ASM2978413v1, whole genome shotgun sequence, a single genomic window includes:
- the LOC129764556 gene encoding cuticle protein 19-like — MFKFVLIVCVAVAAVSAEHELGGGDYGAEEHKDYYDYPKYKFEYGVVDHKTGDHKSQWELRDGDVVKGQYSLHEPDGTERVVEYKADKHSGFEAHVKRISHAKHPQLYGEHHEKSQSSDGDYEHAHAFSYNNLQHHL, encoded by the exons ATGTTCAAA TTTGTTCTTATAGTTTGTGTGGCCGTCGCTGCAGTCTCGGCGGAACACGAGCTGGGAGGAGGCGATTATGGCGCCGAGGAACACAAAGATTACTACGACTATCCCAAGTACAAATTCGAATACGGAGTGGTGGATCACAAAACTGGCGATCACAAGAGTCAATGGGAGCTGCGAGATGGTGATGTTGTAAAGGGTCAGTACTCGTTGCATGAGCCCGACGGAACGGAACGCGTGGTCGAATACAAGGCCGATAAACATTCGGGTTTCGAAGCGCACGTTAAGAGAATTAGCCATGCTAAGCATCCACAGCTGTACGGTGAACATCACGAGAAGAGCCAGAGCAGTGATGGAGATTATGAGCATGCTCATGCCTTTAGCTACAACAATCTACAGCATCACCTGTGA